TAAGAATACCATCGAAACCATCACCATTACCGTTGCAACTGGTCTACGTATAGCAATACCTGCTAATGACATATATATTTCACCTCTTCAATTTCTATTTTGTTTCGTTATTTATTGTAACTTCGTCTCCATCAGCTAATCCAAATATACCATCAGCTACAATCAAATCTCCCACTTGCAACTCTTTTGATATAATTTCAATGTTTGGTTTTACAGTAGCCCCTGTTTTTACCTCTACTCTTTTTACTTTTCCATTCTCTATTTTATAAACATAACTTAATAAATCTCTTATAAATACAGATTCTTGTGGAACAACTAAGCTCTCTCTTTTTTCTGTAGGTATAACTACTTTTGTATACATTCCATCTTTTAATTCTTTTGATTTATTATCTACCGATAATTTTACTGGGAATTTCTTTGTTTCAGAGTCTGCTATTGGATTGATTGATTTAATCTTTCCATCAAACTCTTTCCCACCTAAATCAGATACCATTAAAGTTACTGGTGAACCCTCTTTTACACTGCTCAGCCAGTATCCTGGGAAGTCTACAGTTATCTCCATCATGTTCTCATCTACAACTGTAAATACTGTTGAATTCGCTTCTACTATATTCCCTGATTTAAGATTTAGATTTCCTACTAATCCTGTTATCTCAGATCTTCTTGTTAATTTATTAAAATTAGATTCTTTCGATGCATAATCCGCTACCGCATTTGTATAGGCATCTCTATAACTTAAAAATTCAAGTTGTGACACCATTTGCTTTTCGTAAAGCTTATTAAATTTTTCATAGTTATTTTTTGTTGATTGTAAATTAAATTTAGCTGCCTCAAAGCTTGATTGAACTTTAGCATCTGTAAATCTTACTATAACCTCACCCTTGTTAACAAAATCTCCGTTCTTCTTTAGTACAACTGCTACCGTACCTTGAGTATCTAGTGTATGATTAACTTTTTCTTGTGGAACTAAGCTTCCATCTGTCGTATACACATCCGCTACTTCTTCTTTAACTATT
Above is a genomic segment from Cetobacterium sp. ZOR0034 containing:
- a CDS encoding efflux RND transporter periplasmic adaptor subunit, producing the protein MKKGLFILSAAAMLITACGKKEEAVVEKPKKPVVVTKIVKEEVADVYTTDGSLVPQEKVNHTLDTQGTVAVVLKKNGDFVNKGEVIVRFTDAKVQSSFEAAKFNLQSTKNNYEKFNKLYEKQMVSQLEFLSYRDAYTNAVADYASKESNFNKLTRRSEITGLVGNLNLKSGNIVEANSTVFTVVDENMMEITVDFPGYWLSSVKEGSPVTLMVSDLGGKEFDGKIKSINPIADSETKKFPVKLSVDNKSKELKDGMYTKVVIPTEKRESLVVPQESVFIRDLLSYVYKIENGKVKRVEVKTGATVKPNIEIISKELQVGDLIVADGIFGLADGDEVTINNETK